In Topomyia yanbarensis strain Yona2022 chromosome 2, ASM3024719v1, whole genome shotgun sequence, one DNA window encodes the following:
- the LOC131679487 gene encoding uncharacterized protein LOC131679487: MTDKVEIFSSEKIKLFVSKFGQLTDEKSGQCCEVQKYTWETTNRLTFEVITLDAAIVGIRPPDKDFNSDEVILGSGTLKAYLYYASQNLSSSIQSAPLKRRTDWGQRIWSPYVNGSDLILTNVVLDDCCNLMIQVRFSVSFNNVVRIGYQVVSDKARLLETTHRLVLNLGGGLTGYCGMYDHVVQLNAEGFYRAKGNTLRDNVTKSMAEDLVDLRVAQHVGMAIYRSDRIGFNGVYRLSEPVGMVFNTRLIQARNRRVMEIYSDFNWMRFSTLDDLPELAGRIGPFYASLGIRNVEQIFNIDQLVHSVVRFVEGDDLESGSMSSVHTSDTMGESEMRFMIDDLFLKDLEDKIQALKEVGLLSMKEAREIIIDLIIMSLDCISVTATDSNVLDEEGVRTIIEELILKAVYCSSVSIVDSISQSTTDSTVIDEGGVRKVIDDLILKALPCSTVLSTSANDINDMNKDISREEVLNEYQKHGGILLQLTETPFLRTCKKKSVFSLPNRIRESPRIVYEHSVFLKFGLCKIPSNDRNKSISAR; the protein is encoded by the coding sequence ATGACCGACAAGGTAGAGATTTTTAGCtcggaaaaaataaaattattcgtTTCAAAATTTGGTCAACTCACAGATGAAAAGTCCGGGCAATGCTGCGAAGTGCAGAAATATACATGGGAAACGACAAACCGGCTCACATTCGAGGTAATTACTTTGGATGCAGCGATAGTAGGCATACGTCCACCGGACAAGGATTTCAACTCGGACGAAGTGATTCTTGGTAGTGGAACATTGAAAGCCTATCTTTACTATGCCAGCCAGAACCTATCGTCGTCGATTCAATCGGCACCGCTGAAGCGACGCACAGATTGGGGTCAACGCATTTGGTCACCTTACGTCAACGGATCTGATTTGATCCTAACCAACGTAGTTCTGGATGATTGCTGCAATTTGATGATACAGGTTAGATTTAGCGTGTCGTTCAACAATGTTGTTCGAATCGGATATCAAGTGGTAAGTGATAAAGCTCGTTTACTTGAGACCACTCACCGGTTGGTATTGAATCTTGGCGGTGGACTTACCGGATATTGCGGCATGTATGATCACGTAGTGCAGCTAAATGCGGAAGGCTTCTACCGTGCGAAAGGAAACACGCTTCGGGATAACGTAACAAAAAGCATGGCAGAAGATCTGGTAGATCTGCGGGTTGCCCAACATGTTGGAATGGCCATCTATAGATCAGATCGAATTGGTTTTAACGGCGTTTACCGTCTTTCCGAACCAGTCGGGATGGTGTTCAACACGAGACTGATTCAGGCGCGGAATCGACGCGTGATGGAGATTTATTCAGACTTCAATTGGATGCGCTTTTCGACGCTGGATGATTTACCCGAACTAGCAGGACGTATTGGTCCTTTCTATGCAAGCCTTGGGATACGGAATGttgagcaaattttcaacattgATCAACTAGTACATTCCGTGGTGCGATTTGTTGAAGGTGATGATCTGGAAAGCGGTTCGATGTCATCGGTACATACTTCTGACACCATGGGTGAATCTGAAATGCGATTCATGATAGACGATTTGTTTCTAAAAGATTTGGAGGATAAAATTCAGGCACTGAAAGAAGTTGGATTATTAAGTATGAAAGAAGCACGTGAGATTATAATTGATCTGATAATTATGAGCTTGGACTGTATCAGTGTTACCGCCACGGATTCCAATGTGCTAGATGAAGAAGGTGTTCGAACAATTATTGAAGAATTGATACTCAAGGCTGTTTATTGTTCCAGTGTCAGTATCGTAGACAGCATAAGTCAATCCACCACAGATTCCACTGTGATAGATGAAGGAGGTGTTCGAAAAGTTATCGATGATTTGATATTAAAAGCGCTTCCTTGTTCCACTGTTTTATCTACATCCGCTAACGACATCAATGATATGAATAAGGATATAAGTCGTGAAGAGGTGCTGAACGAATATCAGAAGCATGGGGGCATTCTTCTGCAGCTCACCGAGACGCCGTTTTTAAGAACATGCAAAAAGAAAAGCGTGTTTTCTCTACCAAACCGTATCCGGGAATCTCCGCGAATAGTTTACGAGCACagcgtttttttgaaatttggtcTATGTAAAATTCCTTCAAATGATAGAAATAAATCCATCTCTGCGAGATGA